In one window of Carcharodon carcharias isolate sCarCar2 chromosome 14, sCarCar2.pri, whole genome shotgun sequence DNA:
- the LOC121287001 gene encoding vegetative cell wall protein gp1-like, with protein MEPVGKFEPRIHIPQSQQFFQETEANKPGNKTQTAAENIWKCPSFIPPRARSRPRDPAPRTGLVPASAPPPRRPAPPSAPPPPPPPRRPAPPSAPPSAPPPPPPPRRPAIRPAICPAPAPAPPRPAICPAPAPAPPRPAICPAPAPAPPRPAICPTLCSPRRRETPQLLTSCRSGSCCDPAPWPMANRNP; from the exons ATGGAGCCAGTTGGTAAATTTGAGCCGAGGATCCACATTCCGCAGTCGCAGCAGTTTTTCCA GGAAACTGAAGCCAACAAACCTGGAAATAAAACACAAACCGCTGCAGAAAACATCTGGAAATGTCCCTCATTTATCCCGCCCCGGGCGCGCTCCCGGCCCCGCGACCCCGCCCCACGCACCGGCCTCGTCCCCGCCTCTGCCCCGCCCCCGCGCCGCCCCGCCCCGCCATctgccccgccccctcccccgcccccgcgCCGCCCCGCCCCGCCATCCGCCCCGCCATccgccccgcccccgcccccgcccccgcgcCGCCCCGCCATCCGCCCCGCCATctgccccgcccccgcccccgcgcCGCCCCGCCCCGCCATctgccccgcccccgcccccgcgcCGCCCCGCCCCGCCATctgccccgcccccgcccccgcgcCGCCCCGCCCCGCCATCTGCCCCACCCTCTGCTCCCCCCGGCGCCGGGAAACTCCGCAGCTTCTGACTTCCTGTCGCTCCGGAAGCTGCTGCGACCCCGCCCCCTGGCCAATGGCCAATAGGAACCCGTAA